Proteins encoded by one window of Methanomassiliicoccales archaeon:
- a CDS encoding helix-hairpin-helix domain-containing protein: protein MTERAKNDVISELRMLPGVGENAAEALYRLGIRSKEDLIGKDPERMYEELRSMKGSYAEPCMLNSLKIAVKTASKK from the coding sequence ATGACGGAAAGGGCCAAGAACGATGTTATATCAGAGCTCAGAATGTTGCCTGGAGTAGGAGAGAACGCGGCGGAGGCATTGTATCGGCTGGGGATCAGGTCGAAGGAGGATCTGATCGGAAAGGACCCGGAACGGATGTACGAGGAACTGCGTTCGATGAAAGGGTCGTATGCCGAACCGTGCATGCTCAACTCATTGAAGATCGCGGTGAAGACAGCGTCCAAGAAGTGA
- a CDS encoding MBL fold metallo-hydrolase — translation MQKVFYFVAHMPDEPGALHKAAEIVTRYQGNVDRIHYDRRIDPYTVFFEIRCDDAAYERIKKELELLGYLQDSLAVPSFLKFNVYLPNRPGALFEFLHSTTSAACNIAFLDFDDVSKYPERVTISLTIGDSSRVQGLLDELKSKYPLEILEYDTTGKHLDDTVFYIRFAQELRLLIGDAEDQFLLRLLSDINHIVQELHNLGEDPKLVFNSVLQTGRTLKATTGKGFYADVQHLELGDGAELYCFQLPCGGSIFAMVSPEEVMLIDTGYGVYHDDVVHMLADHGINDLSSIKRMFISHADADHSGGAGLFEAESFAHPGTVDIVERSNRAYGSKLQSSVLEEVYTRLINMFSNFRPPAKFSLLDGDLGTRGPFRIVAHDRFAGMDFEVLESLGGHLHGQIFLLFEEEGLLFSADSLIGFESLTPEREEFNILAKNLMTSVNVDSEKASRERKGLLALAAEMDAKLAPAGKRCLICGGHGAICVLESGKLRTHGKVERYRRRSLESQT, via the coding sequence ATGCAAAAGGTGTTCTACTTCGTGGCGCACATGCCAGACGAGCCGGGGGCGCTGCACAAAGCGGCGGAGATCGTGACCCGATACCAGGGCAATGTGGACCGGATCCACTACGACCGGCGGATAGACCCGTATACGGTGTTCTTCGAGATAAGGTGCGACGATGCCGCCTATGAGCGGATCAAGAAGGAGCTGGAGCTGCTCGGGTACCTCCAGGACTCGCTTGCCGTTCCCAGTTTCCTCAAGTTCAACGTGTACCTGCCAAACCGGCCCGGGGCTCTGTTCGAGTTCCTGCACAGCACCACCTCGGCCGCATGCAACATCGCCTTTCTCGATTTCGACGACGTGAGCAAGTACCCGGAAAGGGTAACGATCAGCCTGACGATCGGGGACAGCTCTCGGGTCCAAGGCCTCCTCGATGAGCTGAAGTCGAAGTATCCATTGGAGATCCTCGAGTACGACACCACCGGGAAACACCTGGACGACACCGTCTTCTATATCCGGTTCGCCCAGGAGCTCCGTCTGCTGATCGGGGACGCCGAGGACCAGTTCCTATTGCGGCTGCTCTCTGACATCAACCACATTGTGCAGGAGCTGCATAACCTGGGAGAGGACCCGAAGCTCGTGTTCAACAGCGTCCTGCAGACAGGAAGGACCCTCAAGGCCACCACCGGCAAGGGGTTCTATGCAGATGTGCAGCATCTGGAACTGGGGGACGGAGCGGAACTGTACTGCTTTCAGCTGCCCTGCGGGGGAAGCATCTTTGCAATGGTGTCTCCGGAGGAGGTCATGCTCATCGACACCGGTTATGGCGTCTACCACGACGACGTGGTCCATATGCTGGCCGATCACGGCATAAACGATCTCTCATCGATCAAGAGAATGTTCATCAGTCATGCCGATGCCGATCACTCCGGTGGGGCGGGACTGTTCGAGGCCGAATCATTTGCGCACCCAGGGACCGTGGACATAGTGGAGCGGTCGAACCGGGCCTACGGTTCAAAGCTCCAGTCGTCGGTGCTTGAAGAGGTGTATACACGGCTCATCAACATGTTCTCCAATTTCCGGCCACCGGCCAAGTTCAGCCTTCTGGATGGAGACCTCGGGACAAGAGGACCCTTCCGGATCGTGGCCCATGACCGGTTCGCGGGAATGGACTTCGAGGTCCTGGAGAGCCTGGGAGGGCATCTGCATGGACAGATCTTCCTGCTGTTTGAGGAAGAAGGGCTGCTGTTCTCGGCGGATTCGCTTATCGGTTTTGAATCGCTCACCCCTGAAAGAGAGGAGTTCAACATCCTGGCCAAGAACCTGATGACCTCGGTGAACGTGGACAGCGAGAAGGCCAGCCGGGAAAGGAAGGGGCTGCTGGCATTGGCGGCAGAGATGGATGCGAAACTTGCTCCTGCGGGTAAAAGGTGCCTCATCTGTGGAGGTCACGGAGCGATCTGTGTCCTGGAATCCGGAAAGCTTAGAACACATGGCAAGGTGGAAAGGTACCGGCGCAGGAGCCTGGAATCGCAGACCTGA
- a CDS encoding class II glutamine amidotransferase, producing the protein MCRIFAMAAPQSVPPVIKSRLLREFFQSSAETYSGGWGIGYFTDHGPMVMKEPIKATDSFALPGAMRRTEPGFVMAHVRNPTSGERNLLNTHPFQKDGWLFSHNGTLGDPHSFRARLLERYADTLQGDTDSEVMFHYLLQRIEQAGQAETGVLSAVQDMCRDQSEGTSSLNFALTDGAVLFVLRKAFINDEKYPMNFANLQTLDMTGRGEALRGHDLSSAVVVSSEPFTPGEWSSLEMGEMLIAKADGHRVVKV; encoded by the coding sequence ATGTGCCGCATCTTCGCCATGGCCGCCCCTCAGAGCGTCCCTCCAGTGATCAAATCGAGATTGCTCAGGGAATTCTTTCAATCCTCGGCGGAGACCTATTCCGGAGGATGGGGCATAGGATACTTCACAGACCATGGTCCCATGGTAATGAAGGAGCCGATCAAGGCCACGGACAGCTTTGCCTTGCCCGGCGCCATGCGCAGGACGGAACCGGGTTTTGTCATGGCCCACGTAAGGAACCCCACTTCAGGCGAAAGGAATCTGCTCAACACCCACCCCTTCCAGAAGGACGGGTGGCTTTTCTCCCACAATGGTACCCTGGGTGACCCGCACTCCTTCAGGGCCAGGCTGCTTGAGCGTTATGCGGACACTCTCCAAGGTGACACCGACTCCGAGGTCATGTTCCATTATCTCCTGCAGAGGATCGAGCAAGCGGGCCAAGCCGAGACCGGGGTGCTTTCGGCGGTTCAGGACATGTGCCGGGACCAGTCGGAAGGGACATCCTCGCTGAACTTTGCGCTGACTGATGGGGCCGTCCTTTTCGTGCTCAGGAAGGCCTTCATCAATGATGAGAAATATCCGATGAACTTCGCCAACCTGCAGACCCTGGATATGACGGGTAGAGGGGAAGCACTGCGCGGTCATGACCTATCGAGCGCCGTCGTGGTCTCGTCGGAACCATTCACGCCGGGAGAATGGAGCAGTCTGGAGATGGGAGAGATGCTGATCGCCAAGGCCGATGGTCATCGCGTGGTCAAGGTCTGA